The proteins below are encoded in one region of Tachypleus tridentatus isolate NWPU-2018 chromosome 4, ASM421037v1, whole genome shotgun sequence:
- the LOC143249755 gene encoding uncharacterized protein LOC143249755 translates to MHNFENMKVNFYVALDSWFASNCRQKCTSHLEIIGEGLELVIINIIHDRGKDNTGENRQKSSRKADGIVNENINAKQNDPIQGMPKFLLWGKRECHEKNPLFTGQAPKDLPVLCPRPEKKKHNIYVSFAI, encoded by the exons ATGCATAACTTTGAAAA tatgaAAGTCAACTTTTATGTGGCCTTGGATTCATGGTTCGCGTCCAATTGTCGCCAAAAATGCACTTCCCACCTTGAGATTATAG GTGAAGGATTGGagttggtcataattaatattattcatgaccGAGGCAAAGATAACACCGGAGAAAACCGCCAGAAgtcgtcccgaaaggcagatggCATAGTAAATGAGAACATAAATGCGAAAcaaaacgacccgattcagggcatgcctaagtttttgctttgggggaaacgggagtgccacgagaaaaacccactttttacaggacaggcgccgaaagatttacctgttctgtgcccgagacctgaaaaaaaaaaacataatatttacgtGAGTTTTGCCatttaa